Proteins from a single region of Paenibacillus sp. BIHB 4019:
- a CDS encoding AraC family transcriptional regulator — protein sequence MESAAERWYEIANTVNRNCTLADNLNQLYRSSSSEQRIHMPEQLGRGYWQLNQIHSSMELVICDASFHKATSLQSLERNNSLKLSFCLGEKLQWNVEELGKEYQLEHGEVSAFGHLPTSSSCQFNVNQHIRGVTLKLDRLTEIGALQQLPLHKISTILTENREPFHHSSMTPEMKRITQHIFHCNYQGAIKQLYLSGKVLELLAVYFNEAILQKQPQPSLPGLSRTDIDSLHRAKQIVDAQLVTPPSLEALSKLVCLNEFKLKKGFKLLFGLPVHAYIINRRLDDAYRLLEEGKLNITAAAAAVGFSKASHFSEQFKRKYGINPSEYFKFYPQKENRR from the coding sequence ATGGAATCAGCAGCAGAAAGATGGTATGAAATTGCCAATACGGTTAATCGAAACTGCACTTTAGCGGATAATTTGAATCAGCTGTATCGTTCCAGCTCCTCAGAACAGAGGATTCATATGCCGGAACAGCTTGGACGCGGTTACTGGCAGCTCAATCAGATTCATTCGTCCATGGAGCTTGTCATATGTGATGCCTCATTCCATAAGGCAACTTCCTTGCAAAGCCTGGAGCGGAACAACAGCTTAAAACTAAGCTTTTGCCTTGGAGAAAAGCTTCAATGGAACGTCGAAGAGCTTGGAAAAGAATATCAGCTGGAGCACGGGGAGGTTTCAGCCTTCGGACATCTTCCCACAAGCAGCAGCTGCCAGTTTAACGTCAATCAGCATATTCGCGGGGTAACTCTCAAGCTGGATCGCCTCACGGAGATTGGCGCTTTACAGCAGCTGCCGCTGCATAAAATTTCAACCATATTGACAGAAAATCGCGAGCCTTTTCATCATTCCTCGATGACGCCGGAAATGAAGCGAATTACGCAACATATTTTTCACTGCAATTATCAGGGAGCGATTAAACAGCTTTATTTAAGCGGGAAGGTGCTTGAGCTGCTTGCCGTTTATTTCAATGAAGCAATTTTGCAGAAGCAACCACAGCCAAGCTTGCCAGGATTATCCCGCACCGATATTGACAGCCTGCACCGGGCCAAACAAATCGTCGATGCGCAATTAGTAACGCCTCCTAGCTTGGAAGCGTTGAGCAAGCTCGTTTGCTTGAATGAATTTAAGCTCAAAAAAGGCTTCAAGCTGCTGTTCGGCCTGCCTGTTCATGCTTATATTATTAATCGAAGATTAGACGACGCCTATCGCTTGCTTGAGGAAGGGAAGCTGAACATTACCGCAGCGGCAGCAGCCGTCGGCTTTAGCAAAGCAAGTCATTTTTCAGAACAATTCAAACGAAAATACGGGATCAATCCCTCTGAATATTTCAAATTTTATCCTCAAAAAGAAAACCGCCGCTAA
- a CDS encoding ABC transporter ATP-binding protein, with protein sequence MKTKSEISGLVQIAGERKGLLITASIFSILSSLLQIVPFIAVYKIVQELLIHAQQPANMNKELLIHWGIIAFVSLLGMLAAMYVGGMCSHIAAFNILYELRVRLAAHVAKVPMGYHTKTATGELKKIIEVSVEKIEKFIAHQLPDLISAIVIPIVLIGYLFWLDYRMALVLLLPIGAGVWLQTRLFGSEAGKEAYREFQYAIEEMNATGIEYVRGMPAVKVFGITADSFLTFKQAVMKYRDVSLKITAICKTSYSLFFVIIISLFTFVVPIGLLLFSGQAGSQSFAITFILFLIVTPSLSAPLLKLMHLGSGLREIVEGHKRIEAVFAEKAALEPASPRVPHHYDIAFQDVTFAYEQTESKDFKPVLQKVSFAAHAGELTALVGPSGGGKSTIASLLLRFWEVQEGIISIGGIPIRDIGTDKLMELVSFVFQDVHLFYDTIEENIRMGNKAATRDEVLAAAKTACCHEFIEKLDQGYDTKIGQGGTYLSGGEAQRIAIARALLKRAPILVLDEATAYADAENEYNIQQGIAQLVKGKTVIIIAHRLSTIRSAQQILVVQQGKIVEQGTHEQLRKKQGLYEQMWLAHQSAASWKLGVRGGEPQL encoded by the coding sequence ATGAAGACGAAATCAGAAATATCCGGCTTAGTTCAAATTGCTGGCGAGCGGAAAGGGCTGTTAATAACAGCCAGCATTTTCTCAATCCTTTCGAGCCTGCTGCAAATTGTACCGTTTATTGCGGTATATAAAATCGTCCAGGAACTGCTCATTCATGCGCAGCAGCCGGCCAATATGAACAAAGAGCTGCTCATTCATTGGGGAATCATCGCTTTTGTCTCCTTGCTTGGCATGCTTGCAGCAATGTATGTTGGGGGAATGTGCTCGCATATTGCGGCTTTCAACATTCTTTATGAGCTTCGGGTGCGGCTTGCAGCGCATGTGGCGAAAGTGCCGATGGGATACCATACGAAAACGGCAACGGGAGAGCTCAAGAAGATCATTGAGGTTAGCGTGGAAAAGATTGAAAAGTTTATTGCCCATCAGCTGCCCGATCTCATTAGCGCAATCGTCATTCCAATCGTGTTAATCGGTTATTTGTTTTGGCTGGATTACCGAATGGCACTCGTATTGCTGCTCCCGATTGGCGCAGGCGTGTGGCTGCAAACCAGATTGTTCGGCAGCGAAGCTGGCAAAGAAGCGTACCGTGAATTTCAGTATGCGATTGAAGAGATGAATGCAACGGGGATTGAGTATGTGCGGGGAATGCCAGCAGTCAAAGTGTTCGGCATCACCGCAGATTCATTTCTGACGTTCAAGCAAGCCGTTATGAAATACCGCGATGTTTCTTTGAAAATTACGGCTATCTGCAAGACGTCGTACAGCCTCTTTTTTGTCATCATTATTTCGCTGTTTACATTCGTCGTGCCGATCGGCTTATTGCTGTTCAGCGGCCAAGCAGGCAGCCAGTCCTTCGCTATTACGTTTATTTTGTTCCTCATCGTTACGCCTAGCCTATCGGCACCGCTGCTGAAGCTGATGCATTTAGGAAGCGGGCTGCGCGAAATTGTCGAGGGACACAAGCGGATTGAGGCTGTATTTGCCGAGAAGGCCGCTCTGGAGCCGGCTTCGCCCCGAGTGCCTCATCATTACGACATTGCCTTTCAAGACGTAACCTTCGCTTATGAGCAGACGGAAAGCAAAGATTTTAAGCCTGTCCTGCAAAAAGTTAGTTTTGCAGCTCATGCAGGTGAGCTCACTGCTCTTGTAGGACCTTCAGGCGGAGGGAAATCAACCATCGCGAGCTTGCTGCTGCGATTTTGGGAGGTGCAGGAGGGCATCATTTCGATTGGCGGTATTCCCATTCGCGATATTGGAACAGACAAGCTGATGGAGCTCGTATCCTTCGTTTTTCAGGATGTTCACCTCTTTTACGATACGATTGAGGAAAATATTCGGATGGGCAACAAGGCGGCCACCAGGGATGAAGTGCTGGCAGCTGCAAAAACGGCCTGCTGCCATGAATTTATCGAGAAGCTGGATCAAGGCTACGATACCAAAATTGGACAAGGCGGCACGTATCTATCTGGCGGTGAGGCTCAGCGCATTGCGATTGCCCGAGCCTTGCTTAAGCGCGCCCCGATACTCGTACTCGATGAAGCAACAGCGTATGCCGATGCTGAAAATGAATACAACATCCAGCAGGGCATCGCCCAGCTGGTGAAAGGCAAAACCGTCATCATTATCGCCCATCGCCTCTCTACCATCCGTTCCGCTCAGCAGATTCTCGTCGTCCAGCAAGGCAAAATTGTCGAGCAAGGCACCCATGAACAGCTGCGCAAGAAACAGGGGCTGTATGAGCAAATGTGGCTGGCCCATCAAAGTGCGGCTTCATGGAAACTGGGCGTTAGAGGAGGGGAGCCTCAGCTGTGA